The following are encoded in a window of Spiroplasma tabanidicola genomic DNA:
- the ylqF gene encoding ribosome biogenesis GTPase YlqF codes for MEKAKFNWFPGHMNKSIKEIEEKIQIVDLVMEIVDARAPFSTQNPLLRKVLSKRPRLIVLSKSDLADEEVTKNWINYFEQKGDQTYLVKNKTQNIYDDLLKLINLMTKEKQQKDIARGIEKPKLNVLVVGIPNVGKSTTILRLSKGKQIKTGNKPGVTRGMQRIVMSENITLIDTPGILPAKFENETIACNCAATNSIKIEVVPKERFATKLMRYIYNSYPLLIEDKYKISKNVLRPINYDDTFKLFEEIAKRNKFVILDDIADVEKAITLFINDLISNNLGRISFEKPIEIDKTSLISIDKEDIEDSVESDLTVEW; via the coding sequence ATGGAAAAAGCAAAATTCAATTGATTTCCAGGTCATATGAATAAAAGTATCAAAGAAATTGAAGAAAAAATACAAATAGTAGATTTGGTAATGGAAATAGTTGATGCAAGAGCACCTTTTTCAACACAAAACCCCTTACTAAGAAAGGTTTTATCAAAAAGACCTAGATTAATAGTATTATCAAAAAGTGATTTAGCAGACGAAGAAGTTACAAAAAATTGAATTAATTATTTTGAACAAAAAGGTGACCAAACATATTTGGTTAAAAATAAAACTCAAAATATTTATGATGATCTTTTAAAATTAATTAATTTAATGACAAAAGAAAAGCAACAAAAAGACATTGCAAGAGGAATTGAAAAACCAAAATTAAATGTTTTAGTTGTAGGTATTCCAAATGTAGGAAAATCAACAACAATATTAAGATTATCAAAAGGAAAGCAAATTAAAACTGGAAATAAACCAGGAGTTACAAGAGGTATGCAAAGAATTGTGATGTCGGAAAACATTACATTGATCGACACACCAGGAATATTACCTGCAAAATTTGAAAACGAAACAATTGCATGTAATTGTGCTGCAACTAATTCTATTAAAATTGAAGTTGTCCCAAAAGAAAGATTTGCAACAAAATTAATGAGATATATCTATAATAGTTATCCTTTATTAATTGAAGATAAATATAAGATTTCAAAAAATGTATTAAGACCAATAAATTATGATGATACTTTTAAACTTTTTGAAGAGATTGCAAAAAGAAATAAGTTTGTAATTTTAGATGATATTGCTGATGTTGAAAAGGCTATAACTTTATTTATAAATGATCTTATAAGTAATAACCTAGGAAGAATATCATTTGAAAAACCAATCGAAATTGATAAAACAAGTTTAATTTCAATTGATAAAGAAGATATTGAAGATAGTGTAGAAAGCGATTTGACAGTAGAATGATAA
- a CDS encoding ribonuclease HII, whose product MIKINRYKFDLDIKEKYQVTIISGSDEVGRGAMAGPIVVASIILKEDYFNPLIKDSKLLNQKQREILYEEILNNCVEYSIKVYDSKVVDKLNPKKTSVVGMIETISELKTKPQLCLVDGEKITIKDYQTLQLIKGDNLSQSIAAASILAKVYRDNIMIEYDKQYQGYNFFKHKGYCTKEHIQKVKELGILEIHRLTYKPISAIKEKNNDFWQV is encoded by the coding sequence ATGATAAAAATTAATCGCTATAAATTCGATTTAGATATAAAAGAAAAATATCAAGTTACTATTATTTCTGGAAGTGATGAAGTCGGAAGAGGAGCTATGGCTGGACCAATCGTTGTTGCTTCTATTATTTTAAAAGAAGATTATTTCAATCCATTAATAAAAGATTCTAAACTTTTAAATCAAAAACAAAGAGAAATCTTATATGAAGAAATTTTAAATAATTGTGTTGAATATTCAATTAAAGTGTATGATTCTAAAGTTGTAGATAAATTAAATCCTAAAAAAACAAGTGTTGTAGGAATGATCGAAACTATAAGTGAATTAAAAACAAAACCGCAATTATGTCTTGTTGATGGAGAAAAAATTACAATAAAAGATTATCAAACATTGCAACTTATTAAAGGAGATAATCTTAGTCAATCAATAGCTGCTGCAAGTATTTTAGCAAAAGTATATCGAGACAATATAATGATAGAATATGACAAGCAATATCAAGGATATAATTTTTTTAAACATAAAGGATATTGTACAAAAGAACATATTCAAAAAGTTAAAGAATTAGGGATTCTTGAAATCCATAGATTAACTTACAAACCAATATCAGCTATTAAGGAGAAAAACAATGATTTTTGACAAGTCTAA
- a CDS encoding phospho-sugar mutase — MIFDKSNKEYLNWVENNNLDEELKKQLENASNEELNAAFGLKLNFGTAGIRGILGAGPGRFNVYTIKKVTISYAKLLISKYPNDLHRGVVIGHDNRHNSTKFSRLAAEILTSFGIKAYLFAENKMKPTPVVSFATKDLNAIGGVIITASHNPAVYNGYKIYDEYGCQLIDSETQIIADNMNEIKNIIDWNYKTDEDLIEIVDQKVIEDYNKMIANLQFYKNQSRDGFKMIYSAVNGTGTEFTPPLLRSFGYEVIEVKEHSFEDETFKNVGNPNPEFDPAWTIPFEYGEKNLDASIIIIQDPDADRIGCAVNHNGKWIRIDGNQTGPILIEWKLSQMKKHNMIPENPVMYSSFVTSDLGDRIASETYGVKVIKTLTGFKWMGSEILKEPERNLNFVFAYEESYGYVIDSSTRDKDGIQATTMLVEAAWYYKKEGKTLLDVLEDIYKKYGYYYTYTENLNFKPEEVESKIEPIMKTLRKESFNALGDLELKYCEDYLHGLFNMPGQNLLKFYFNEGSWFAVRPSGTEPKIKIYFVAVDKDEISAKDKCEKMFKNLKKILEIN; from the coding sequence ATGATTTTTGACAAGTCTAACAAGGAATATTTAAACTGAGTTGAAAATAACAACTTAGATGAAGAGTTAAAAAAACAATTAGAAAATGCAAGTAATGAAGAACTAAATGCAGCATTTGGATTGAAATTGAATTTTGGAACAGCAGGAATTAGAGGTATATTAGGGGCAGGTCCTGGTAGATTTAATGTATACACTATCAAAAAAGTTACAATAAGTTATGCTAAATTATTAATTTCAAAATATCCTAATGATTTACATAGAGGTGTTGTAATTGGGCATGATAATAGACATAATTCAACAAAATTTTCTCGCTTAGCTGCAGAAATTTTAACAAGTTTTGGTATTAAAGCATATTTGTTTGCAGAAAATAAAATGAAACCAACTCCGGTTGTGTCATTTGCTACAAAAGATTTAAATGCAATTGGTGGAGTAATTATTACTGCAAGTCATAATCCTGCAGTGTACAACGGATATAAAATTTATGATGAGTATGGTTGTCAATTAATTGATAGTGAAACACAAATTATTGCAGATAATATGAATGAAATCAAGAACATAATTGATTGAAATTATAAAACGGATGAAGATTTAATTGAAATAGTCGATCAAAAAGTAATTGAAGATTATAATAAAATGATTGCTAATTTACAGTTTTATAAAAATCAATCAAGAGATGGATTTAAAATGATTTATTCTGCAGTTAATGGAACAGGAACCGAATTCACACCTCCTTTATTAAGATCATTTGGATATGAAGTTATAGAAGTAAAAGAGCACTCTTTCGAAGATGAAACTTTTAAAAATGTAGGAAATCCAAATCCAGAGTTTGACCCAGCTTGAACTATTCCTTTTGAATATGGAGAAAAAAATCTTGATGCTTCAATTATAATTATTCAAGATCCTGATGCGGATAGAATTGGGTGTGCTGTAAATCATAATGGTAAATGAATTAGAATTGATGGAAATCAAACCGGACCAATTTTAATAGAATGAAAACTTAGTCAAATGAAAAAACATAATATGATTCCAGAAAATCCTGTTATGTATTCAAGTTTTGTAACAAGTGATTTAGGTGATAGAATTGCAAGTGAAACATACGGTGTTAAGGTTATAAAAACTTTAACTGGATTCAAATGGATGGGATCTGAAATTTTAAAAGAACCCGAAAGAAACTTAAACTTTGTTTTTGCTTATGAAGAAAGTTATGGATATGTAATCGATTCTTCAACAAGAGATAAAGATGGTATTCAAGCAACAACTATGTTAGTAGAAGCTGCTTGATATTATAAAAAAGAAGGAAAAACCTTATTAGATGTATTAGAAGATATTTATAAAAAATATGGATATTACTATACATATACTGAAAATTTGAATTTTAAACCTGAAGAAGTTGAATCAAAAATTGAACCAATTATGAAAACTTTAAGAAAAGAATCATTCAATGCTTTAGGAGACTTAGAATTAAAATATTGTGAAGATTATCTCCATGGTTTATTTAATATGCCGGGTCAAAACTTGTTAAAGTTCTACTTTAATGAAGGTAGTTGGTTTGCAGTTAGACCTAGCGGAACTGAACCAAAAATAAAAATTTATTTTGTTGCTGTTGATAAAGATGAAATTAGTGCAAAAGATAAATGTGAAAAAATGTTTAAAAATTTAAAAAAGATATTAGAAATAAATTAA
- a CDS encoding single-stranded DNA-binding protein, with amino-acid sequence MNNVTIIGQIEELPQVIYNSKTGEKKLYKLVLKVPRGYRNKDGKQQEDFINVKVWSNVLGDEYEYFDQSLVGIEGKLVSYGLSDATSYGNELVASKITQLN; translated from the coding sequence ATGAACAATGTGACAATTATAGGACAAATTGAAGAACTACCACAAGTTATTTACAACTCAAAAACAGGAGAAAAAAAATTATATAAGTTAGTATTAAAAGTACCAAGAGGGTATAGAAATAAAGATGGAAAGCAACAAGAAGATTTTATAAATGTAAAAGTATGAAGTAATGTTTTAGGAGATGAGTATGAATATTTTGATCAATCATTAGTAGGGATTGAAGGAAAGCTTGTATCTTATGGATTAAGCGATGCTACTAGTTATGGTAATGAACTTGTTGCAAGCAAAATAACTCAATTAAACTAA
- a CDS encoding DNA-processing protein DprA, with amino-acid sequence MEKILLYFSLKYNGNWDKIYNALEKKEKILHSQLEETCQKIDCDFLTILSPLYPNFLKSAHKPPFVIFYKGNIELLSKYNKTISIVGGQKYSEKSINNTYRIVKELINEKRVIVTYQKEGTNNQIISLCREENFENIVILAESMKTYIEKTKNINEKENKLFICEVYEFLNNQLTEEYEEYLNRMLCGISKGILFTPYNSKDSYFSLVNYAINEGKEIFAIPTTEKEFNETNKLIKMGAKFTENAKDIVNLI; translated from the coding sequence GTGGAAAAAATTTTATTATATTTTAGTTTAAAATATAACGGTAATTGAGATAAAATTTATAACGCTTTAGAAAAAAAAGAAAAAATCTTACATAGTCAGTTAGAAGAAACTTGCCAAAAAATAGATTGTGATTTCTTAACAATCTTAAGTCCTTTGTATCCAAACTTTTTAAAAAGTGCACACAAACCACCATTTGTTATATTTTATAAGGGAAATATTGAACTTTTATCTAAATATAACAAAACTATATCAATTGTTGGAGGACAAAAATATAGTGAAAAATCAATTAATAATACTTATAGAATTGTTAAAGAATTAATTAATGAAAAAAGAGTTATAGTTACATATCAAAAAGAAGGAACAAACAATCAAATCATAAGTTTATGTAGAGAAGAAAATTTTGAAAATATTGTAATTTTAGCTGAATCAATGAAAACTTATATTGAAAAAACTAAGAATATAAATGAAAAAGAAAATAAACTATTTATTTGCGAAGTTTATGAGTTTTTAAATAACCAATTAACAGAAGAATATGAAGAATATCTAAACAGAATGCTATGTGGAATCTCAAAAGGTATTCTATTTACACCATACAATTCAAAAGATTCTTATTTTTCATTAGTTAATTATGCTATAAATGAAGGTAAAGAGATATTTGCAATCCCTACAACAGAAAAAGAGTTCAACGAAACAAATAAATTGATAAAAATGGGTGCAAAATTTACAGAAAATGCAAAAGATATAGTAAATTTAATTTAA
- a CDS encoding ABC transporter ATP-binding protein codes for MAKKTAVNEPLNLSSKNLNNEKKHKDFNVKKKGGSFTKTIIYYMKKNKWMTFFMILICVISSVATVLGPKLIQNMMANLLAPSSGLDYFNNGTKTVGELNNLLDGKVFISGDENQFLTEEFVSNSKNYFTLFFGLHFGWDKWIYLQLSLFVVLGVSAYFSSYLGGTMGKNVEIDLRNRSLEKLVKQDMSYYSDKKIGEILTKIVSDTQIIGDQTASVPVTMISAFITFFGSLGVLVTIDWKLTLIVIAIMFVLLIVLQSTFTVVGRMSKRVRKTITTINGDVTDRISTVRLIKSSGTEAYENERFNEVHKEYYKKSFTLITMQSFISTVMTAGISSVQIIIVICSAILYKDNPQYLTVTLSAFISGVGSMVGPLMTLSRLVSGIIQASTCCYRVNEIILTVPRIDTHYEEGEGIIVDEIEGNIVFKDVEFRYPEKPEQLILPKFNFVFEKGKSYAFVGETGAGKSTISKLLLRFYDPSTGDIFINDNVNLKDVHLSSYLDKVGYVEQEPQILYGTVMDNIKYGNFNATDEEIISASKKAELHDLVMSWPNGYDTILGERGFMLSGGQKQRLIIARMFLKNPQILILDEATSALDNIVEKEIQEELEKLMKNRTTISIAHRLSTIMNCDQIIVLGRNQGIVQVGTYEQLKEEHGHFKRLYEAGLMN; via the coding sequence ATGGCTAAAAAAACAGCTGTAAATGAACCCCTTAATCTTTCAAGTAAAAATCTAAATAATGAAAAAAAACATAAAGATTTTAATGTTAAAAAAAAAGGCGGTTCATTTACAAAAACAATCATTTATTATATGAAAAAAAACAAATGAATGACATTTTTTATGATCTTAATTTGTGTGATTTCATCTGTTGCAACAGTTTTGGGACCAAAATTAATTCAAAATATGATGGCCAATTTATTAGCTCCTTCATCAGGACTTGATTATTTTAATAATGGTACTAAAACAGTTGGTGAGTTAAATAATTTATTAGATGGAAAAGTATTTATAAGTGGGGATGAAAATCAATTTTTAACAGAAGAATTTGTAAGTAATTCAAAAAACTACTTTACATTATTTTTTGGTTTACATTTTGGATGAGATAAATGAATTTATTTGCAGTTAAGTTTATTTGTAGTTTTAGGAGTTTCTGCATATTTTTCAAGTTATCTTGGTGGAACTATGGGTAAAAATGTTGAAATTGATTTGAGAAATAGATCTTTAGAAAAATTAGTTAAACAAGATATGAGTTACTACTCTGATAAAAAAATTGGAGAAATTCTTACAAAAATTGTTTCAGATACTCAAATAATCGGAGATCAAACTGCAAGTGTTCCGGTTACAATGATTTCTGCATTTATAACATTTTTTGGGTCGTTAGGAGTTTTAGTTACAATTGATTGAAAATTAACTTTAATTGTTATTGCAATTATGTTTGTTTTACTTATTGTTTTACAATCAACTTTTACGGTTGTTGGAAGAATGTCAAAAAGAGTCAGAAAGACTATTACAACAATTAATGGTGATGTAACAGATAGAATTTCAACTGTAAGATTAATTAAATCTAGTGGAACAGAAGCTTATGAAAACGAAAGATTTAATGAAGTTCATAAAGAATATTACAAAAAATCTTTTACATTAATTACAATGCAATCTTTTATATCAACTGTTATGACTGCAGGTATTAGTTCTGTACAAATTATAATAGTTATATGTTCTGCTATTTTATATAAAGATAATCCTCAATATTTAACTGTAACACTTTCGGCATTTATAAGTGGAGTTGGTTCTATGGTGGGACCATTAATGACATTATCAAGATTAGTTTCTGGGATAATTCAAGCTTCTACTTGTTGTTATAGAGTAAATGAAATTATTTTAACAGTACCTAGAATTGATACTCACTATGAAGAAGGTGAAGGAATCATCGTAGATGAAATTGAAGGAAATATTGTATTTAAAGATGTTGAATTTAGATATCCTGAAAAACCAGAACAATTAATTTTACCAAAATTCAACTTCGTTTTTGAAAAAGGAAAAAGTTATGCATTTGTTGGAGAAACTGGTGCAGGAAAATCGACAATATCTAAATTATTGTTAAGATTTTATGATCCTTCTACTGGAGATATTTTTATAAATGATAATGTTAATTTAAAAGATGTTCATTTATCAAGTTATTTAGATAAAGTAGGATATGTTGAACAAGAGCCTCAAATTTTATATGGAACAGTTATGGATAATATAAAATATGGTAACTTTAATGCAACAGATGAAGAAATTATTTCTGCTTCTAAAAAAGCAGAGTTACATGATTTGGTAATGAGCTGACCAAATGGATATGACACTATTCTAGGAGAACGTGGTTTTATGTTATCTGGTGGTCAAAAACAAAGACTTATTATTGCAAGAATGTTTTTAAAAAATCCTCAAATTTTAATTCTTGATGAAGCTACAAGTGCTTTGGATAATATTGTTGAAAAAGAAATACAAGAAGAATTAGAAAAATTAATGAAAAATAGAACTACAATTTCAATAGCGCATAGATTAAGTACGATTATGAATTGTGATCAAATTATAGTTTTAGGAAGAAATCAAGGAATTGTTCAAGTTGGAACATATGAACAATTAAAAGAAGAACATGGTCATTTTAAAAGATTATACGAAGCGGGTTTGATGAATTAA
- the trmFO gene encoding methylenetetrahydrofolate--tRNA-(uracil(54)-C(5))-methyltransferase (FADH(2)-oxidizing) TrmFO has protein sequence MKKIVNIIGAGLAGCEAAYQLAKRQIYVNLYEKKTIKKNSVQTLDLFAELVCSNTLRSTDLKNAVGTLKEEMRLLDSLIIKAAEFAKIPAGESLAVDRKKFSQYITDTMKENQFINVMEQEIIDIDSSIPTIIASGPLTSEKLQESISKFVGKDYFYFFDAVSPIIKKDSINFDIVFRKNRYEKGETQDYLNCPMNKEQYTKFYNELINAKITDTHLKEEKDLKVFEGCMPVEVMAKRGFDTLTFGPLKPAGLRNLDGTNNFAVVQLRQDNAANDLYNLVGFQTNLTWPEQKRVFQLIPGLENAEFVRYGVMHLNNFINSPELLNEFNQLKSNKNIYFAGQITGVEGYVESTSSGIIAAINMARMINNEQQVIFPKDSVIGGLQNYIISTDSKNFQPMKANWSIVDPLNLIKKEKKEVRKEMYSNRAINSIKTFIKEYKL, from the coding sequence ATGAAAAAAATAGTTAATATTATTGGTGCTGGATTAGCAGGCTGTGAAGCAGCTTATCAACTTGCAAAAAGACAAATATATGTAAATTTATATGAAAAAAAGACAATCAAAAAAAATAGTGTTCAAACATTAGATTTATTTGCTGAGCTAGTTTGTTCAAATACTTTGAGATCAACTGATTTAAAAAATGCTGTTGGAACCTTAAAAGAAGAAATGAGATTATTAGACTCTTTGATTATAAAAGCAGCTGAGTTTGCAAAAATACCAGCTGGCGAAAGTCTAGCGGTAGATAGAAAAAAGTTTTCTCAATATATTACAGATACAATGAAAGAAAATCAGTTTATTAACGTTATGGAACAAGAAATAATAGATATTGATAGTTCGATACCAACTATTATAGCTTCAGGTCCTTTAACTAGTGAAAAATTGCAAGAAAGCATTTCTAAATTTGTGGGAAAAGACTATTTTTATTTTTTTGATGCAGTTTCTCCAATAATAAAAAAAGATTCAATTAATTTTGATATAGTTTTTAGAAAAAATCGATATGAAAAAGGAGAAACTCAAGATTATTTAAATTGTCCAATGAATAAAGAACAATATACAAAGTTCTATAATGAACTAATAAATGCAAAAATAACAGATACTCATTTGAAGGAAGAAAAAGATTTAAAAGTATTTGAAGGTTGTATGCCAGTTGAAGTTATGGCAAAACGAGGTTTTGATACTCTTACTTTTGGCCCTTTGAAACCTGCGGGTTTACGAAACTTGGATGGTACAAATAACTTTGCAGTTGTGCAACTAAGACAAGATAATGCTGCAAATGATTTATATAATCTTGTTGGTTTTCAAACAAACTTAACTTGACCAGAACAAAAAAGAGTTTTTCAATTAATTCCTGGATTAGAAAATGCTGAGTTCGTAAGATATGGAGTAATGCATTTAAATAACTTTATAAATTCTCCAGAATTATTAAATGAATTTAATCAACTTAAATCAAACAAAAACATCTATTTTGCAGGACAAATAACTGGGGTTGAAGGATATGTTGAGTCAACTAGTAGTGGAATAATTGCTGCTATTAATATGGCGAGAATGATTAATAATGAACAACAAGTTATTTTCCCAAAAGATAGTGTAATTGGAGGATTACAAAATTATATTATTTCAACAGATTCTAAAAATTTTCAACCAATGAAAGCAAATTGAAGTATTGTTGATCCACTAAATTTAATAAAAAAAGAAAAAAAAGAAGTAAGAAAAGAAATGTATTCTAATCGTGCCATTAATTCAATTAAAACTTTTATTAAAGAATATAAATTATAG
- the rpsP gene encoding 30S ribosomal protein S16: MVKLRLKRAGKKRAAFYRIVAADARVKRDGAYIELLGTYNPLNGVVDLKKEVALKWLQQGAQPTDTVRSILSKEGVMTELHNVKLEVSKSVPKKEKAAKKPVAAKPKATKKVAEAKA, from the coding sequence ATGGTAAAACTAAGGTTAAAAAGAGCAGGTAAAAAAAGAGCAGCATTTTACAGAATAGTAGCTGCAGATGCTCGTGTTAAACGAGACGGTGCTTATATTGAACTATTAGGAACATACAACCCATTAAATGGAGTTGTTGATCTTAAAAAAGAAGTTGCTTTAAAATGATTACAACAAGGAGCACAACCAACAGATACAGTTAGAAGTATTCTTTCAAAAGAAGGTGTTATGACTGAATTACATAATGTGAAACTAGAAGTGTCAAAATCAGTACCTAAAAAAGAAAAAGCAGCTAAAAAACCAGTAGCTGCTAAGCCAAAAGCTACTAAAAAAGTAGCAGAAGCAAAAGCATAG
- the rimM gene encoding ribosome maturation factor RimM (Essential for efficient processing of 16S rRNA): protein MNLDKQLLKVGKLKSTHGIKGEFKFWLDDGIYIIDDLKDKQIFLKDLKNNLDVYLIENFHEVANKLVIKFKGIDNINDALNFIGQEVFFKIEDNLIEHEETLIDFKLVVNNNTIGTVIDEMFNGAQDLVKIKTNDNKQFWVPCVDEYVIEIDYDNKIIYAKNIEILI from the coding sequence ATGAACTTGGATAAACAATTGCTAAAAGTAGGTAAATTAAAATCTACTCATGGTATTAAGGGTGAATTTAAGTTTTGATTAGATGATGGTATTTATATTATTGATGATTTAAAAGATAAACAAATCTTTTTAAAAGACTTAAAAAATAATTTAGATGTTTACTTAATTGAAAATTTTCATGAAGTGGCAAATAAATTAGTAATTAAGTTTAAAGGTATTGATAATATCAATGATGCATTAAATTTTATTGGTCAAGAAGTATTTTTTAAAATTGAAGATAATTTGATAGAACACGAAGAAACACTAATAGATTTTAAATTAGTTGTAAATAACAATACTATTGGAACTGTTATAGATGAAATGTTTAATGGAGCTCAAGATTTAGTTAAAATTAAAACTAATGATAATAAACAGTTTTGAGTACCTTGTGTAGATGAATATGTTATTGAAATAGATTATGATAACAAAATTATTTATGCAAAAAACATCGAAATATTAATTTAA
- the trmD gene encoding tRNA (guanosine(37)-N1)-methyltransferase TrmD: MKFTIITLFPNLIKSYISESIIKRAIEKNKVDIEIVDLRNYTNYSHNQVDDYQFGGGKGMVLMVEPIVNAIEKYKTNESLVILTSPQGKTWNQKLSKNYANNCKHIIIICGHYEGFDERVLDYVDLEVSIGDYVLTGGELASLVLVDSITRLIDGVIQNESHLNESFENNLLDYSVYTKPVDFRGKVVPEVLLSGHHANIEKFRHESRLKNTYLKRPDLLNEQELSKTDKEFLNNLKNRKEE; encoded by the coding sequence ATGAAATTTACAATAATAACGTTATTTCCAAATTTAATTAAAAGTTACATTAGTGAATCGATTATCAAAAGAGCAATTGAAAAAAACAAAGTTGATATAGAAATTGTAGATTTAAGAAACTATACAAATTACTCTCATAATCAGGTTGATGATTATCAATTTGGTGGGGGAAAGGGAATGGTTTTAATGGTTGAACCAATAGTTAATGCTATTGAAAAATATAAAACCAATGAATCATTAGTAATACTAACTTCACCTCAGGGAAAAACTTGAAATCAAAAATTATCAAAAAACTATGCAAATAATTGTAAACATATAATTATAATTTGTGGTCATTATGAAGGTTTTGATGAAAGAGTTTTAGATTATGTTGATCTTGAAGTTTCGATTGGCGATTATGTTTTAACAGGTGGAGAATTAGCAAGTTTAGTATTAGTTGATTCAATAACTAGACTAATTGATGGAGTTATTCAAAATGAATCTCATTTAAATGAAAGTTTTGAAAACAATTTATTAGATTATTCAGTTTATACAAAACCAGTTGATTTTAGAGGAAAAGTCGTTCCAGAAGTCTTGTTAAGTGGACATCATGCAAATATTGAAAAATTTAGACATGAAAGTAGATTAAAAAACACTTACTTAAAAAGACCAGACTTATTAAACGAACAAGAATTATCAAAAACAGATAAAGAATTTTTAAATAATTTAAAAAATAGAAAGGAAGAATAG